A genomic stretch from candidate division WOR-3 bacterium includes:
- a CDS encoding HNH endonuclease: MLILLKKAECVVSKNNKKIRSQYIQIDVPSVIRIKRYINYRPYNVPINKRNIMRRDKYTCQYCGKKGSDLTIDHVIPKDRGGKDTWQNLVTCCKECNLKKGNRTPREAGMKLIKKPKKPTYFHILFSEEEIPDENWKPYLFL; encoded by the coding sequence GTGCTTATTTTACTAAAGAAAGCAGAATGTGTTGTGAGTAAAAACAATAAAAAGATAAGATCCCAGTACATTCAAATAGATGTTCCTTCTGTAATCAGGATAAAAAGGTATATTAATTACAGACCTTACAATGTGCCTATTAATAAAAGAAACATTATGAGAAGGGATAAATATACCTGTCAGTATTGTGGAAAAAAGGGAAGTGATCTAACAATTGACCATGTTATACCAAAAGATAGGGGAGGAAAGGATACATGGCAGAACCTTGTTACCTGTTGTAAGGAATGTAATTTAAAAAAGGGAAACAGAACTCCAAGGGAGGCTGGAATGAAATTGATAAAAAAGCCTAAAAAACCTACTTACTTTCATATTCTTTTTTCAGAAGAAGAAATACCTGATGAAAATTGGAAACCTTATTTATTTCTTTAA
- a CDS encoding tetratricopeptide repeat protein, which produces MNIVLILLTIFCATKEKVKVQNISEEDKVKARHLYIRASAYLNQERYNEAIPLLNDAKALDPYFVEAYIALGNAYLSLKDTLKAKENFLEATKISPDDKRGYQGLGFLYGVYLRNYEKGIYFYKKSYDIDKTDLNTLLVVARLFEKINKDSAEFYYKKILSINPENPEALKKYLNFLVEEKRFNEALIYANRAIEKLSNDETVMESAFKVYIQMGEAKKAIEIANELIKKNPDDYVYYLMRGTAYASLNNYKSALSDYNKAESLNPKSVGVYIRKALLYNELKDYNKSLIEGKKALDLQPKSEEVLSAVYYVIAESYKGLALNSEEKKDWDQALDLWEKAKTWYSRIYSLGDTPYRDYSLKMVDYTSKKWEKVKRIKLGIDEG; this is translated from the coding sequence ATGAATATTGTGTTAATACTTTTAACAATTTTTTGTGCTACAAAGGAAAAAGTTAAAGTTCAGAATATAAGTGAAGAAGATAAAGTTAAAGCAAGGCATCTTTATATAAGAGCAAGTGCCTATCTCAATCAAGAAAGATATAATGAGGCAATTCCTTTACTTAATGATGCAAAAGCACTTGACCCTTATTTTGTTGAAGCTTATATTGCCCTTGGAAATGCCTATTTATCTTTAAAGGATACACTCAAAGCAAAAGAGAATTTTCTTGAAGCTACAAAAATTTCTCCTGATGATAAAAGAGGGTATCAGGGTCTTGGTTTTCTTTATGGTGTTTATTTAAGAAATTATGAAAAGGGTATATATTTTTATAAAAAGTCCTACGATATTGATAAAACTGATTTAAATACTCTTCTTGTAGTTGCTCGTTTGTTTGAAAAAATAAATAAGGATAGTGCTGAATTTTATTATAAAAAAATATTAAGTATTAATCCTGAAAATCCTGAAGCACTCAAAAAATATTTAAATTTTTTAGTTGAAGAAAAAAGATTTAATGAGGCTCTTATATACGCAAATAGAGCTATAGAAAAATTATCAAATGATGAGACAGTTATGGAAAGCGCATTTAAAGTTTACATACAGATGGGAGAAGCAAAAAAAGCAATTGAAATTGCAAATGAATTAATTAAGAAAAATCCTGATGATTATGTTTATTATCTGATGAGGGGAACTGCTTATGCTTCACTTAATAATTATAAAAGTGCCTTATCCGATTACAATAAAGCTGAGAGTCTGAATCCAAAAAGTGTGGGTGTTTATATTAGAAAGGCGTTACTTTATAATGAGTTAAAGGATTATAATAAATCTTTAATAGAAGGTAAAAAAGCTCTTGATTTACAACCAAAATCTGAGGAAGTTTTATCTGCAGTATATTATGTAATAGCCGAAAGTTACAAAGGTCTTGCTTTAAATTCAGAAGAGAAAAAGGATTGGGATCAGGCTCTTGACCTTTGGGAAAAAGCAAAAACCTGGTATTCAAGAATTTACTCCCTTGGTGATACTCCTTACAGAGATTATTCTTTAAAAATGGTTGATTATACGAGTAAAAAATGGGAAAAGGTGAAAAGGATTAAACTTGGAATCGATGAAGGATGA
- a CDS encoding transketolase C-terminal domain-containing protein, producing MREFKLGKPTRAAYGEALLKLGEEIEEIVVLDADLSKSTHTYLFAERFPERFFNFGIAEANMVGAAAGLARCGKIPFCSSFACFMVNKAYEQIKISVAGSNLSVKFVSSHGGISVGEDGFTQQSIEDIALMCTFPNFTVIAPCDEVYTQWVIREVAKREGPVYVRTQRPKAPLIYENGNNFDWGKYIKLEDGEDIAIFTYGLTVAECLKAHDLLKEKGIKALIFDAPFIKPLDEDTLLKVAKEVGKIVVVEEHLKDGGLGSRIASFLSERNPVPIKIIAIENTYGESGKPEELFDKFGISYKRIFEKVIDFVKKT from the coding sequence ATGAGAGAATTCAAACTGGGAAAACCTACAAGAGCAGCTTACGGGGAGGCTCTTTTAAAACTTGGTGAGGAAATTGAAGAAATAGTGGTTCTTGATGCTGATCTTTCAAAGTCAACCCATACTTACCTTTTTGCTGAAAGGTTTCCTGAAAGATTTTTTAATTTTGGAATAGCGGAGGCGAATATGGTAGGAGCAGCAGCAGGTCTTGCAAGGTGTGGGAAAATTCCCTTTTGTTCTTCTTTTGCATGTTTTATGGTTAATAAAGCTTATGAACAGATAAAAATTTCAGTTGCAGGAAGTAATTTAAGTGTTAAATTTGTTTCTTCTCACGGTGGAATTTCAGTTGGTGAGGATGGATTTACACAGCAGAGTATAGAGGATATAGCCCTTATGTGTACATTTCCAAATTTTACCGTAATTGCTCCCTGTGATGAAGTTTATACTCAGTGGGTTATAAGGGAGGTAGCAAAAAGAGAAGGTCCAGTATATGTGAGAACTCAGAGACCTAAAGCTCCTTTAATTTATGAAAATGGAAATAACTTTGATTGGGGAAAATATATAAAACTTGAAGATGGAGAGGATATTGCTATTTTTACCTATGGTTTGACAGTTGCTGAGTGTTTAAAGGCTCATGATTTATTAAAAGAAAAAGGAATAAAGGCTCTAATTTTTGATGCTCCCTTTATTAAGCCTCTTGATGAGGATACACTTTTAAAGGTAGCAAAAGAGGTTGGAAAAATAGTAGTTGTAGAAGAGCATTTAAAGGATGGTGGTCTTGGTTCAAGAATTGCAAGTTTCTTAAGTGAAAGAAATCCTGTTCCAATTAAAATTATAGCAATAGAAAATACTTATGGAGAATCGGGAAAACCTGAGGAGTTATTTGATAAGTTTGGAATTTCTTATAAAAGAATTTTTGAAAAGGTAATAGATTTTGTTAAAAAAACTTGA
- a CDS encoding transketolase yields the protein MEITLKELLTEKALSVRRKIIKMLYKAGSGHPGGSLSIVDILVTLYFGDILRYREEDPFWPLRDRLILSKGHGVPALYSVWSEVGWIPEHMLWTLRKINSPLQGHPDRRKFPILEISSGSLGQGLSVGIGMALAGKIDKKDYRVYVIMGDGEMEEGQVWEGAMFASFHKLSNLTVIVDYNKFQLDGPIKKILDIEPLKEKWKSFRWEVFEVDGHSIEELSSVFLEIKNNNFEKPQCVIAHTIKGKGVSFMENNNEFHGRAPTKEEAIRALMELGEENPEI from the coding sequence ATGGAAATTACCTTAAAAGAACTCTTAACTGAAAAGGCTTTAAGTGTACGGAGAAAGATAATCAAAATGCTTTATAAAGCAGGGAGTGGTCATCCTGGTGGTTCCTTATCTATAGTTGATATTCTTGTTACTCTTTATTTTGGGGATATATTGAGATACAGAGAAGAGGATCCTTTCTGGCCTTTAAGGGATAGACTTATTCTTTCAAAGGGACATGGAGTTCCAGCTCTTTACAGTGTATGGTCAGAGGTTGGATGGATACCCGAACATATGTTATGGACTTTAAGAAAAATTAATTCGCCACTTCAAGGTCACCCTGATAGAAGGAAATTCCCTATTCTTGAGATATCCTCGGGTTCCCTTGGTCAGGGTTTATCTGTAGGAATAGGTATGGCACTGGCAGGAAAGATAGATAAAAAAGATTACAGGGTCTATGTTATAATGGGTGATGGAGAAATGGAAGAGGGTCAGGTTTGGGAAGGAGCTATGTTTGCAAGTTTCCACAAATTATCCAATTTAACGGTAATTGTGGATTATAACAAATTTCAGCTTGATGGACCAATTAAGAAAATACTTGATATTGAACCTTTGAAAGAAAAGTGGAAAAGTTTTAGATGGGAAGTTTTTGAAGTTGATGGACATTCAATTGAAGAGTTAAGTTCTGTTTTTTTAGAAATAAAGAATAATAATTTTGAAAAGCCACAGTGTGTTATAGCCCATACTATTAAGGGTAAAGGAGTTTCTTTTATGGAAAATAATAATGAGTTTCATGGAAGGGCACCTACAAAAGAAGAGGCTATAAGGGCTTTAATGGAACTTGGTGAAGAGAATCCTGAAATTTAA
- a CDS encoding (Fe-S)-binding protein, translating to MKFSIIERILFLIFLVGSIYFFIRTVQYRYRIVLKGSKKPEINFKRGIKRVLTLVFTQYVLVKQRPLPGIFHAFIFWGFFVFLLSTLDMILSIFGIPSILELKFFSFYRFFLDLFALFVILGVIGFFVRRFLFKPEGITNPKPSNEVLLYGKAKKGPQFESFLILLLIFTLMVTYLFESATGIKIQERVSEGKWFSLIFINFVPESILFWKFNYFLHLVLVFLFLNLIPLSKHFHIINGIINVFLYDLNSYAYIEKIDFEKEDVSFGYLKPEDISFKERFDAFSCIECGRCQDLCPAYASGSSLSPKYLVVNTRELLLEKGEKILKGEDTGIKLKDTVISEEALWACTTCGACMEACPLDIKHIPYILNLRRGEVLTESKFPEELSFFFKNMEQKQNPWGLWSDERIKWMEGLNVPLAREKNNFEYLYFVGCASSFDKRLNNIARSIVKILNHLEVNYACLGDEEICNGDPARRTGNEYLFQIMVEANIEILKKYDFNKILVHCPHCFNIFKNEYPDFGFKKEVIHISEFLNSFIKKGKLKLKVDKKDYTFHDPCYLGRHNGIFDEPREIIKTFGRLKELKNSREFSFCCGAGGGRMWMETKKGKKVNQVRMKEIKDFGVKNVLVSCPFCLRMLEDGKKEIDAEEFEIMDITEVIAINLE from the coding sequence ATGAAATTTTCAATAATTGAAAGAATACTATTTTTAATTTTTTTAGTAGGTTCAATTTACTTTTTTATTAGAACCGTTCAATATAGATACAGGATAGTTCTTAAAGGTTCTAAAAAACCGGAAATAAATTTCAAAAGGGGAATTAAAAGGGTTTTGACTTTAGTTTTTACCCAGTATGTTCTTGTAAAACAGAGACCTCTACCAGGTATTTTTCATGCCTTTATTTTCTGGGGCTTCTTTGTATTTTTACTTTCAACTCTTGATATGATACTTTCTATTTTCGGTATACCTTCTATACTTGAACTTAAATTCTTTTCTTTTTACCGTTTCTTCCTTGATCTTTTTGCTCTTTTTGTTATACTTGGAGTGATTGGATTTTTTGTAAGAAGATTTCTTTTTAAACCAGAAGGAATAACAAATCCAAAACCTTCTAATGAGGTTCTTCTTTATGGTAAAGCAAAAAAGGGTCCACAGTTTGAGTCTTTTCTAATATTGCTTTTAATTTTTACCTTAATGGTAACCTATCTTTTTGAGAGTGCAACAGGAATAAAAATTCAGGAAAGGGTTTCTGAAGGAAAATGGTTTTCCTTAATTTTTATAAATTTTGTTCCTGAAAGTATCTTGTTCTGGAAATTCAATTATTTTTTACATCTTGTGCTTGTATTTTTATTTTTAAATTTAATTCCCCTTTCAAAACATTTTCATATTATAAATGGAATAATAAATGTTTTTCTTTATGACTTAAATTCCTATGCTTATATTGAAAAAATTGATTTTGAAAAGGAAGATGTTTCTTTTGGTTATTTAAAACCAGAGGATATTTCTTTTAAAGAGAGATTTGATGCCTTTTCCTGTATAGAGTGTGGTAGATGTCAGGATCTTTGTCCTGCTTATGCTTCCGGCTCTTCCCTTTCTCCAAAATATCTTGTTGTGAATACAAGGGAATTGCTCCTTGAAAAGGGAGAAAAGATTTTAAAGGGAGAAGATACAGGGATTAAATTAAAGGACACAGTTATTTCAGAAGAAGCTTTATGGGCATGTACAACTTGTGGAGCCTGTATGGAAGCCTGTCCCCTTGATATAAAACATATTCCATATATATTGAATCTGAGAAGAGGTGAAGTTCTTACAGAAAGCAAATTTCCTGAAGAACTTTCCTTTTTCTTCAAGAATATGGAACAGAAGCAGAATCCGTGGGGATTATGGAGTGATGAGAGGATTAAATGGATGGAAGGATTAAATGTCCCTCTTGCAAGAGAAAAAAATAATTTTGAGTATCTTTACTTTGTTGGGTGTGCTTCTTCCTTTGATAAAAGGCTTAATAATATTGCGAGAAGTATAGTTAAAATTCTAAATCATCTTGAAGTTAATTATGCCTGTTTAGGTGATGAAGAAATCTGTAATGGTGATCCTGCAAGAAGAACCGGAAATGAATATCTTTTTCAGATTATGGTTGAGGCAAACATTGAAATATTAAAAAAATATGATTTCAATAAAATACTTGTGCACTGCCCCCATTGTTTTAATATTTTTAAAAATGAGTATCCTGATTTTGGATTTAAAAAGGAAGTTATTCATATATCAGAATTTTTGAATTCTTTTATTAAAAAAGGAAAATTAAAATTAAAAGTTGATAAAAAAGATTATACCTTTCATGACCCTTGCTATCTTGGGAGACATAATGGTATTTTTGATGAACCAAGAGAAATAATAAAAACTTTTGGAAGGTTAAAAGAACTTAAAAATTCTCGGGAATTTTCTTTTTGTTGTGGAGCTGGGGGAGGAAGGATGTGGATGGAAACAAAAAAGGGTAAAAAGGTGAATCAGGTTAGGATGAAGGAGATAAAGGATTTTGGAGTGAAAAATGTTTTGGTTTCCTGCCCCTTTTGTTTGAGAATGCTTGAGGATGGAAAAAAAGAAATAGATGCAGAAGAGTTTGAAATTATGGATATAACGGAGGTTATTGCTATTAATCTTGAATAG
- a CDS encoding radical SAM protein: MLDSKTFTPVYLKTYEEGKIKEKVERALSLLDKPCKVCPRNCKVKRISNEKGVCKIGRYAVVSSFFAHFGEEDVLRGWNGSGTIFFSGCNLKCVFCQNYDISQNISGYEVKPKELAKIMIYLQERGCHNINFVTPEHVVPQIMEAIPYAIEMGLKLPIVYNTSSYDSAESLKIMDGIVDIYMPDFKFWEKESSRKYSLAPDYPEVAKKSIKEMHKQVGDLIVDENGLAKRGILLRHLVMPNLVEESKKILKWIKEEISENTFINIMAQYRPEYKAKNYKEISRRPTLREFFEVIEYAREIGLKRIDPRSIESAKYFLEI; encoded by the coding sequence ATGTTAGATTCAAAAACCTTTACCCCAGTTTATTTAAAAACTTATGAGGAAGGTAAAATTAAAGAAAAAGTTGAAAGGGCTCTAAGTTTACTTGATAAACCCTGTAAGGTATGTCCGAGAAATTGCAAAGTAAAAAGAATTTCAAATGAAAAAGGGGTATGTAAAATCGGGAGGTATGCAGTTGTATCTTCTTTTTTTGCCCATTTTGGTGAGGAGGATGTTTTAAGGGGATGGAACGGCTCAGGAACAATATTTTTTTCCGGTTGTAATTTAAAATGTGTCTTTTGTCAAAACTACGATATTTCACAAAACATTTCAGGTTATGAAGTAAAACCAAAGGAACTTGCAAAGATTATGATTTACCTTCAGGAAAGGGGGTGCCACAATATAAACTTTGTAACACCTGAACATGTTGTTCCACAGATAATGGAGGCTATTCCCTATGCAATTGAAATGGGACTCAAACTTCCAATTGTTTACAATACAAGTTCTTATGATTCAGCGGAATCCCTTAAAATAATGGATGGAATTGTCGATATATATATGCCAGATTTTAAATTCTGGGAAAAAGAAAGCTCAAGAAAATACTCCCTTGCACCTGATTATCCAGAGGTTGCAAAAAAATCTATTAAAGAAATGCATAAACAGGTAGGAGATTTAATTGTTGATGAAAATGGTCTTGCAAAAAGAGGTATTCTCTTAAGACATCTTGTTATGCCTAATTTAGTTGAGGAAAGTAAAAAGATACTTAAATGGATTAAAGAGGAAATTTCAGAAAATACCTTTATTAATATAATGGCTCAATACAGACCTGAATATAAGGCAAAAAATTATAAAGAAATTTCAAGAAGACCTACACTAAGAGAATTTTTTGAAGTTATTGAATATGCAAGAGAAATAGGACTTAAAAGAATTGATCCGAGAAGTATAGAAAGTGCAAAATATTTTCTTGAAATATGA
- a CDS encoding UbiA family prenyltransferase gives MNFLLKIIPFYFNKQRINLQIHYSLLTTGGFLLGVIRENISLLEINFLKLILSVITILIAFYSSLVFNDIEDFEGDRINFKITPLTAEIVDKKTYFKYGILFLFLSLFLSLFLNIYFFLNILILHIIQIIYTFPPFRLKRFYPISIFLLSLAALFSILSGFSVIESSEFLKKFPLKLYLIFILAFPFAMNFRDVLDLKGDKIQGIKTLAVIVGEKRAPIFAGISLFITYILVALILFKIIFFLLSVIAGTLCIIFSLRKKFDETPFFTIYFSYLIIFIFIIYFKPNYIF, from the coding sequence ATGAATTTTCTTTTGAAAATAATTCCTTTTTATTTTAATAAACAGAGAATAAATTTACAGATTCATTATTCTCTTTTAACAACAGGAGGATTTTTGCTTGGTGTTATAAGGGAAAATATTTCTCTCCTGGAAATTAATTTTTTAAAATTAATTCTTTCTGTAATAACAATACTTATTGCTTTTTATTCCTCACTTGTATTTAACGATATAGAAGACTTCGAAGGTGACAGAATTAACTTTAAAATAACACCTCTAACTGCAGAAATAGTTGATAAAAAAACTTATTTCAAATATGGAATTTTGTTTCTGTTTCTCTCCCTTTTTTTATCCCTTTTTTTAAATATTTATTTTTTTTTAAATATCCTTATACTTCATATAATTCAGATTATTTATACTTTTCCACCTTTCAGACTTAAAAGGTTTTACCCCATTTCAATTTTTCTATTGTCACTTGCAGCACTATTTTCAATACTTTCAGGATTTTCAGTTATAGAAAGTTCTGAGTTTTTAAAAAAATTTCCATTAAAACTTTACCTCATATTTATCCTTGCCTTTCCCTTTGCTATGAATTTCAGAGATGTTCTTGACCTTAAGGGAGATAAAATTCAGGGTATAAAAACTCTTGCTGTGATAGTTGGAGAAAAAAGAGCACCGATTTTTGCTGGTATATCACTTTTTATAACTTATATCTTAGTTGCTCTGATTCTCTTTAAGATTATTTTTTTTCTCCTCTCTGTGATTGCAGGAACTTTATGCATTATCTTCTCACTTAGAAAAAAATTTGATGAAACACCTTTTTTTACCATTTACTTTTCTTATCTTATTATTTTTATATTTATAATTTATTTTAAGCCTAACTATATCTTTTAA
- a CDS encoding PorV/PorQ family protein has translation MKGIVFFILINLFEPGSNSFVFLKNIRNAKDIALGETCATSSDALSFLSNPAILSEVSKFNFSFYSSILWAGIKDNSLVLSGRTPYFNFGISLIYLSYGSFEGRDSFGYKTFNFSAYDFEFALGISRSFTERLSFGFVLGYPYEKIDKYSSGSIIFSLGTKYIFKNNPYIKIGFSLQNLGPSVKFINESFSLPIVSRAGFSYGKKSFNIVSDFVFSSDNTPYLTFGFSYLIKNILDLRFGFKTDFDYGLLEAFRYGFGINYPNFGIDYALSPSASFFTHHISLKINFK, from the coding sequence ATGAAAGGTATAGTTTTTTTCATATTAATTAATTTGTTTGAACCTGGGAGTAATTCCTTTGTTTTTTTAAAAAACATAAGAAATGCAAAAGATATAGCACTTGGTGAAACCTGTGCTACTTCTTCTGATGCTTTGAGTTTTCTTTCAAATCCTGCAATTCTTTCTGAGGTTTCCAAATTTAATTTTTCTTTTTACAGTTCTATTTTATGGGCTGGTATAAAGGATAACTCTCTTGTTTTGTCAGGGAGAACTCCTTATTTCAATTTTGGTATTTCTTTAATTTATCTAAGTTATGGAAGCTTTGAAGGAAGGGATAGTTTTGGTTATAAAACTTTCAATTTTTCTGCATATGATTTTGAGTTTGCTTTAGGAATTTCAAGGAGTTTTACTGAAAGATTAAGTTTTGGTTTTGTTCTTGGTTATCCTTATGAGAAAATTGATAAATATTCTTCAGGTTCTATAATTTTCAGCCTTGGAACTAAATATATATTTAAAAATAACCCCTATATAAAGATTGGTTTTTCTTTACAAAATCTTGGTCCATCTGTTAAGTTCATTAATGAGTCCTTTTCCTTACCTATTGTTTCAAGAGCCGGGTTTTCTTATGGCAAAAAGAGTTTTAATATTGTTTCAGATTTTGTTTTTTCTTCTGATAATACTCCATATTTAACTTTCGGATTCTCTTATTTAATTAAGAATATACTTGATTTAAGATTCGGCTTTAAAACAGATTTTGATTACGGTTTATTAGAGGCTTTTAGATATGGTTTTGGAATAAATTATCCAAATTTTGGTATTGATTATGCACTTTCTCCTTCTGCCTCTTTTTTTACCCATCATATTTCTTTAAAGATAAATTTTAAATAG
- a CDS encoding T9SS type A sorting domain-containing protein, translating to MIKIFSIFLFFQFAGGTLKFLYKSKVNDDTGSAYQSRPFVYYSSIDTTIYVVFEDDRDKDGLKEIYFSKSQDFGRTWSVNKLISPDLNRDDYFPWMSVSPSGKIYVVFQSVRANVGKVYFTRSSDKGNTFTTPDTLPGIKVYYSTFSNVNFGPQPKICIDPKNENRIYVVWADDRTGIIRIRIARSDDGGLSFTDLGEVDKNPTSVNRHPNIAVDDSGFVHIVWARGNSGNNQDPHPDIGYNISKDFGNTFLPQDVFVVDNPGFEAYRGQPSITVTSSGDVFVVWEDARGFPDEEPHIYFSRRIRLDSFSQNIRVDISSGPSNFRPIFFIGPNGKGVCAWHSNLIDLDHYSILMSAFSDTTQSFSKAQLVFEFDTTFTGTTNANFGNAFYPPSLFVDTVKGFTNFFLVWQDLKEDSLGDIYFIRGKVIISLSDLDIHGDTFDAKNDTLFFGEVPSDLYLEKKILIANTDSLFNPDPIDGPSKRSIFNLRADTLILNGPKGGYAKVFVYNKFPDTLRVGEKFEVILRGFIRDESPYGTYYGTLYISGIDRDSAVVEDSIKVIIKGGKAKSDLSEAFVYPNPFKPSEGHSHISFTNLSPNSEIVIFDVNGNKIKELKSDGDGSARWDGNVASGIYIYSIIDKNKRKKIGKIAIVR from the coding sequence ATGATAAAGATATTTTCAATTTTTTTATTCTTTCAATTTGCAGGAGGCACTCTTAAGTTTTTATATAAGTCAAAGGTCAATGATGATACAGGAAGTGCTTATCAATCAAGACCTTTCGTTTATTATTCCAGTATAGATACAACCATATATGTTGTTTTTGAAGATGATAGGGATAAGGATGGATTAAAGGAAATTTATTTTTCTAAATCACAGGATTTTGGAAGAACATGGTCAGTAAATAAACTGATAAGTCCTGATTTAAATAGAGATGATTATTTCCCTTGGATGAGTGTTTCCCCTTCAGGCAAAATATATGTGGTCTTTCAAAGTGTTAGGGCTAATGTTGGTAAAGTTTATTTTACAAGATCCTCTGATAAGGGAAATACTTTTACTACACCTGATACCCTTCCCGGTATTAAGGTATATTACAGCACTTTTTCAAATGTTAATTTTGGTCCACAACCCAAAATTTGTATAGACCCAAAAAATGAAAATAGAATCTATGTTGTTTGGGCAGATGACAGAACAGGTATAATAAGAATAAGAATTGCAAGGTCAGATGATGGTGGTTTAAGTTTTACTGATCTTGGAGAAGTTGATAAAAATCCCACAAGTGTGAATAGACACCCCAATATTGCAGTTGATGATTCTGGATTTGTTCATATAGTATGGGCAAGAGGTAATTCTGGAAATAACCAGGATCCTCATCCTGATATTGGTTATAATATTTCAAAAGATTTTGGGAATACTTTTCTTCCTCAGGATGTTTTTGTTGTTGATAATCCGGGGTTTGAGGCTTATAGAGGTCAACCCTCAATAACAGTGACAAGTTCTGGTGATGTTTTTGTTGTATGGGAAGACGCAAGGGGTTTTCCAGATGAAGAACCTCATATTTATTTTTCAAGGAGAATTAGATTGGATTCCTTTTCTCAAAATATAAGAGTTGATATTTCCTCAGGTCCGAGTAACTTTAGACCTATTTTCTTTATTGGACCTAATGGGAAAGGTGTTTGTGCCTGGCATTCCAATCTAATTGATCTTGATCACTATTCTATTTTAATGAGTGCTTTTTCTGATACAACCCAAAGTTTCAGCAAGGCACAACTTGTTTTTGAGTTTGATACTACATTTACAGGGACAACTAACGCCAATTTCGGTAATGCTTTTTACCCCCCTTCCCTTTTTGTTGATACTGTTAAAGGTTTTACTAATTTCTTTCTTGTATGGCAGGATTTAAAGGAAGATTCTCTCGGAGATATTTACTTTATAAGGGGAAAAGTTATTATATCTCTTTCTGATCTTGATATTCATGGTGATACTTTTGATGCAAAAAATGACACCCTATTTTTTGGTGAAGTTCCTTCAGACCTTTATTTGGAAAAGAAAATTTTAATTGCAAATACAGATTCTCTTTTTAATCCTGACCCCATTGATGGTCCTTCAAAGAGAAGTATATTTAATTTAAGAGCAGATACTCTTATTTTAAATGGTCCTAAAGGTGGATATGCTAAAGTTTTTGTATATAATAAATTTCCAGATACTCTGAGAGTTGGGGAAAAATTTGAGGTTATTTTAAGAGGTTTTATAAGAGATGAAAGTCCTTATGGAACCTATTATGGAACACTTTATATCAGTGGGATAGATAGAGATTCAGCGGTTGTTGAGGACAGTATAAAGGTAATAATTAAAGGTGGAAAAGCAAAGTCTGATCTCTCCGAAGCTTTTGTCTATCCCAATCCTTTTAAGCCTTCAGAGGGTCATTCTCATATAAGTTTTACAAATCTTTCCCCCAATTCAGAAATTGTTATTTTTGATGTTAATGGAAATAAAATAAAGGAACTTAAATCAGATGGAGATGGTTCTGCAAGATGGGATGGAAATGTAGCTTCTGGTATTTATATTTACTCAATAATAGATAAAAATAAAAGAAAAAAAATTGGTAAAATTGCTATAGTGAGGTGA